One Solanum pennellii chromosome 9, SPENNV200 DNA segment encodes these proteins:
- the LOC107030791 gene encoding uncharacterized protein LOC107030791 isoform X1, translating into MDRLVKPDLDELKLCFIKGQKCYATFKLTNLMHTMSVAVALSTTNPSLFSCSHPFTIIPPLSTASFTLFLTNSCDQPPVYTPLDIVIVKSSMLPTGKASEDGLRRLFSRSGRHIFKDAKIPISLVGPQVVEFLLSSKNLLDVSLLLPIALSSCHNCQLDSLLKSAAKNGNSHCISALIEAGADVNRRDSDGESVMSLAVKYGDVDSVHVLIEFGFTIDNSVDRFLHYAAATDRVDLMEILCLGYADMDLNSIDSQGRTPLHIAAYHGHVEVIQFLVSVGSDTDRLDTQGWTPLHFAANQGYVEAVGVLLNHSNFAKYVVTKQGKTAYELAIDKGHSKLYDVLQLGDTLHKAARKGDVADIKKCIAEGANVNGKDQNGWTPLHRAAFKGRVEVAKVLVNNGAKLDVVDYVGYTPLHLAIEAGQEDVAIYLIAQGAKANLKSFKAKEVVSCDFGHLHTYNFV; encoded by the coding sequence ATGGACAGACTTGTTAAGCCTGATTTGGATGAACTCAAACTCTGTTTCATCAAAGGCCAAAAATGTTATGCAACTTTCAAATTAACCAATCTTATGCACACCATGTCTGTTGCTGTTGCTCTTTCTACTACCAACCCTTCTCTTTTCTCATGCTCACATCCATTTACTATCATTCCTCCTCTCTCAACAGCTTCTTTCACTCTTTTCTTGACTAATTCTTGTGATCAACCTCCTGTTTATACGCCTTTAGACATCGTTATAGTTAAGTCATCGATGCTTCCTACTGGTAAAGCAAGTGAGGATGGTCTTCGCCGCCTTTTCTCAAGAAGTGGACGACATATTTTCAAAGATGCCAAGATTCCTATTTCCCTTGTTGGTCCACAAGTTGTTGAGTTTCTTCTTTCATCCAAGAACTTATTGGATGTTAGTTTACTTCTTCCAATAGCCTTGTCTTCATGTCATAACTGTCAGCTTGATTCATTGCTTAAGTCTGCTGCTAAGAATGGGAATTCACATTGTATCTCAGCTCTGATTGAGGCTGGTGCTGATGTTAATAGAAGAGACTCGGATGGAGAATCCGTTATGTCATTGGCTGTGAAATATGGAGATGTTGATTCTGTTCATGTGCTGATTGAGTTTGGTTTTACTATTGATAACTCTGTTGATAGGTTTCTGCATTATGCAGCTGCCACGGACCGTGTGGACTTGATGGAGATTCTTTGTTTGGGTTATGCTGATATGGATTTGAATTCAATTGATTCACAAGGTAGAACTCCCCTTCATATAGCAGCGTATCACGGGCATGTTGAAGTGATTCAGTTTCTTGTTTCCGTAGGGAGTGATACAGATAGGTTAGATACTCAAGGATGGACTCCCTTGCATTTTGCTGCTAATCAAGGCTATGTTGAAGCTGTTGGTGTGTTACTAAATCATTCCAATTTTGCTAAATATGTTGTGACGAAACAAGGGAAGACTGCGTATGAGCTTGCTATCGATAAGGGTCATTCTAAATTGTATGATGTTTTACAATTGGGAGACACTTTGCATAAGGCTGCAAGAAAAGGAGATGTTGCTGATATCAAGAAATGTATCGCTGAAGGGGCGAATGTGAATGGAAAGGATCAGAATGGATGGACTCCTTTGCATAGAGCAGCATTCAAGGGTAGAGTTGAAGTGGCAAAGGTGTTGGTAAACAACGGAGCTAAGCTTGATGTTGTTGATTACGTTGGATATACGCCGCTTCATCTTGCTATTGAGGCTGGACAAGAGGATGTGGCGATATATTTGATTGCTCAAGGTGCTAAGGCTAATTTGAAGAGCTTCAAAGCTAAAGAAGTGGTTTCTTGTGATTTCGGACATTTACATACTTACAACTTTGTATAG
- the LOC107030791 gene encoding uncharacterized protein LOC107030791 isoform X2, with the protein MDRLVKPDLDELKLCFIKGQKCYATFKLTNLMHTMSVAVALSTTNPSLFSCSHPFTIIPPLSTASFTLFLTNSCDQPPVYTPLDIVIVKSSMLPTGKASEDGLRRLFSRSGRHIFKDAKIPISLVGPQVVEFLLSSKNLLDVSLLLPIALSSCHNCQLDSLLKSAAKNGNSHCISALIEAGADVNRRDSDGESVMSLAVKYGDVDSVHVLIEFGFTIDNSVDRFLHYAAATDRVDLMEILCLGYADMDLNSIDSQGSDTDRLDTQGWTPLHFAANQGYVEAVGVLLNHSNFAKYVVTKQGKTAYELAIDKGHSKLYDVLQLGDTLHKAARKGDVADIKKCIAEGANVNGKDQNGWTPLHRAAFKGRVEVAKVLVNNGAKLDVVDYVGYTPLHLAIEAGQEDVAIYLIAQGAKANLKSFKAKEVVSCDFGHLHTYNFV; encoded by the exons ATGGACAGACTTGTTAAGCCTGATTTGGATGAACTCAAACTCTGTTTCATCAAAGGCCAAAAATGTTATGCAACTTTCAAATTAACCAATCTTATGCACACCATGTCTGTTGCTGTTGCTCTTTCTACTACCAACCCTTCTCTTTTCTCATGCTCACATCCATTTACTATCATTCCTCCTCTCTCAACAGCTTCTTTCACTCTTTTCTTGACTAATTCTTGTGATCAACCTCCTGTTTATACGCCTTTAGACATCGTTATAGTTAAGTCATCGATGCTTCCTACTGGTAAAGCAAGTGAGGATGGTCTTCGCCGCCTTTTCTCAAGAAGTGGACGACATATTTTCAAAGATGCCAAGATTCCTATTTCCCTTGTTGGTCCACAAGTTGTTGAGTTTCTTCTTTCATCCAAGAACTTATTGGATGTTAGTTTACTTCTTCCAATAGCCTTGTCTTCATGTCATAACTGTCAGCTTGATTCATTGCTTAAGTCTGCTGCTAAGAATGGGAATTCACATTGTATCTCAGCTCTGATTGAGGCTGGTGCTGATGTTAATAGAAGAGACTCGGATGGAGAATCCGTTATGTCATTGGCTGTGAAATATGGAGATGTTGATTCTGTTCATGTGCTGATTGAGTTTGGTTTTACTATTGATAACTCTGTTGATAGGTTTCTGCATTATGCAGCTGCCACGGACCGTGTGGACTTGATGGAGATTCTTTGTTTGGGTTATGCTGATATGGATTTGAATTCAATTGATTCACAAG GGAGTGATACAGATAGGTTAGATACTCAAGGATGGACTCCCTTGCATTTTGCTGCTAATCAAGGCTATGTTGAAGCTGTTGGTGTGTTACTAAATCATTCCAATTTTGCTAAATATGTTGTGACGAAACAAGGGAAGACTGCGTATGAGCTTGCTATCGATAAGGGTCATTCTAAATTGTATGATGTTTTACAATTGGGAGACACTTTGCATAAGGCTGCAAGAAAAGGAGATGTTGCTGATATCAAGAAATGTATCGCTGAAGGGGCGAATGTGAATGGAAAGGATCAGAATGGATGGACTCCTTTGCATAGAGCAGCATTCAAGGGTAGAGTTGAAGTGGCAAAGGTGTTGGTAAACAACGGAGCTAAGCTTGATGTTGTTGATTACGTTGGATATACGCCGCTTCATCTTGCTATTGAGGCTGGACAAGAGGATGTGGCGATATATTTGATTGCTCAAGGTGCTAAGGCTAATTTGAAGAGCTTCAAAGCTAAAGAAGTGGTTTCTTGTGATTTCGGACATTTACATACTTACAACTTTGTATAG
- the LOC107030900 gene encoding ankyrin repeat, PH and SEC7 domain containing protein secG-like: protein MDRLVKPDLDELKLCFIKGQKCCAAFKLTNLMHTMSVAVALSTTNPSLFSCSHPFTIIPPLSTASFTLFLTNSCDQPPVYTPLDIVVVKSSMLPTGKASEDDLRRLFSRSGRHIFKDAKIPISLVGPQVVEFLLSSKNLLGVSLLLPKALSLCDGCQLDSLLKSAAKNGNSHCISALIEAGADVNIRDSGGDSVMSLAVKYGNLDSVQLLIESGYTIDNSVDRFLHYAAATDRVDLIEILCLGYADIDLNSIDSQGRTPLHIAAYHGHVEVIQFLVSVGSDPDLLDSQGWTPLHFAAQQVHVEAVGFLLNHSTFAKYVVTKQGKTSYEVATDEGHSELYDVLQLGDTLHRAARKGDVANIKKCITEGANVNGKDQNGWTPLHKAAFKGRIEGVKVLVNNGAKLDVVDDCGHTPLHLAIEAGQKDVAMYLITQGAKAILKSFKTIGQNPCDFENFKNHPSHLPTANLYHVKHETA, encoded by the coding sequence ATGGACAGACTTGTTAAGCCTGATTTGGATGAACTCAAACTCTGTTTCATCAAAGGCCAAAAGTGTTGTGCAGCTTTCAAATTAACTAATCTTATGCACACCATGTCTGTTGCTGTTGCTCTTTCTACTACCAACCCTTCTCTTTTCTCATGCTCACATCCATTTACTATCATTCCTCCTCTCTCAACAGCTTCTTTCACTCTTTTCTTGACTAATTCTTGTGATCAACCTCCTGTTTATACGCCTTTAGACATCGTTGTAGTTAAGTCGTCTATGCTTCCTACTGGTAAAGCAAGTGAGGATGATCTTCGCCGTCTTTTCTCAAGAAGTGGACGACATATTTTCAAAGATGCCAAGATTCCTATTTCCCTTGTTGGTCCACAAGTTGTTGAGTTTCTTCTTTCATCCAAGAATTTATTGGGTGTTAGTTTACTTCTCCCAAAAGCCTTGTCTTTGTGTGATGGTTGTCAGCTTGATTCATTGCTTAAGTCTGCTGCTAAGAATGGGAATTCACATTGTATTTCAGCTCTGATTGAGGCTGGTGCTGATGTTAATATAAGGGACTCGGGTGGGGACTCCGTTATGTCACTAGCTGTGAAATATGGAAATCTTGATTCTGTTCAGTTGCTGATTGAGTCTGGTTATACTATTGACAACTCTGTTGATAGGTTTCTGCATTATGCAGCTGCCACGGACCGTGTAGACTTGATAGAGATTCTTTGTTTGGGTTATGCTGATATAGATTTGAATTCAATTGATTCACAAGGTAGAACTCCCCTTCATATAGCAGCGTATCACGGGCATGTTGAAGTGATTCAGTTTCTTGTATCAGTAGGGAGTGATCCAGATTTATTAGATTCTCAAGGATGGACTCCTTTGCACTTTGCTGCTCAACAAGTCCATGTTGAAGCAGTTGGTTTCTTACTAAATCATTCCACTTTTGCAAAGTATGTTGTCACGAAACAAGGGAAGACTTCGTATGAGGTTGCTACCGATGAAGGCCATTCTGAATTGTATGATGTTTTACAACTAGGAGACACTTTGCATAGGGCTGCAAGAAAAGGGGATGTTGCTAATATCAAGAAATGTATCACTGAAGGGGCGAATGTGAATGGAAAGGATCAGAATGGTTGGACTCCTTTGCATAAAGCAGCTTTTAAGGGTAGAATCGAAGGGGTAAAGGTATTGGTAAACAACGGAGCTAAGCTTGATGTCGTTGATGATTGTGGACACACGCCGCTTCATCTTGCTATTGAGGCTGGACAAAAAGATGTGGCTATGTACTTAATTACACAAGGTGCCAAGGCTATTTTGAAGAGCTTCAAAACTATAGGACAGAATCCATGCGATTTCGAGAATTTCAAGAACCATCCTTCACATCTACCTACTGCAAATTTGTATCATGTAAAGCATGAAACAGCTTGA
- the LOC107029488 gene encoding histone H2AX-like → MPSITAVKSVAGRGKTQKASKSTSRSQKAGLQFPVGRVARFLKNGRYAQRVGSGSPVYLSAVLEYLTAELLELAGNAARDNKKNRIVPRHIQLAVRNDDELSKLLGSATIANGGVLPNIHQNLLPKKIVKGKGEINSVSQEF, encoded by the coding sequence ATGCCTTCAATTACTGCAGTTAAATCTGTTGCCGGTCGAGGAAAGACCCAAAAAGCTTCAAAATCTACTTCTAGATCTCAAAAAGCGGGTCTCCAATTCCCCGTCGGTCGAGTTGCTCGGTTTTTGAAGAATGGTCGTTATGCTCAGCGAGTTGGTTCTGGTTCACCGGTGTATCTCTCAGCTGTGCTTGAGTATCTCACTGCTGAGTTATTGGAACTTGCTGGGAATGCTGCGAGAGATAACAAGAAGAACAGGATTGTGCCGAGGCATATACAGCTTGCTGTGAGGAATGATGATGAATTGAGCAAGTTGTTGGGATCTGCTACTATTGCTAATGGTGGAGTTTTGCCTAATATTCATCAGAATTTGCTTCCTAAGAAGATTGTTAAAGGGAAAGGTGAAATCAACTCTGTTTCACAGGAGTTTTAG